A genomic region of Tamandua tetradactyla isolate mTamTet1 chromosome 2, mTamTet1.pri, whole genome shotgun sequence contains the following coding sequences:
- the CASZ1 gene encoding zinc finger protein castor homolog 1 isoform X1: MKVDYLSEFGFRLSDYEFGTEERRMDLGTAEGTLCSDPPAGKPAMATKRKGGLKLNAICAKLSRQVVVEKGAEAGAHTEGSPLRSREKERSSPESGVARAPRSEEDKRRAVIEKWVNGEYSEEPAPTPVLGRITREGLELPPEGVYMVQPQGCSDEEEPGEEPAKEGSGPEEKDSDRVAPKEDSGPSAKQASEVTAPLLSCATGEASSLRDYAASTMTEFLGMFGYDDQNTRDELARKISFEKLHAGATSESATSSGLPPTEEALSKRARFSKYEEYIRKLKAGEQLSWPAHGTKAEERAGKEVGGPLPSLRLPGSTAHLETKATILPLPSHSSVQMQGLVARTSKYDFFIQKLKTGESLRPQNGSTYKKPSKYDLENVKYLHLFKPGEGNPDMGGAIAFKTGKVGRPSKYDVRGVQKLGPAKVPPTPSLAPAPLAGVPSVPSAPRPGPEPPASLPFNTPEYLKSTFSKTDSITTGTVSTVKNGLPTDKPAVTEDVNIYQKYIARFSGSQHCGHIHCAYQYREHYHCLDPECNYQRFTSKQDVIRHYNMHKKRDNSLQHGFMRFSPLDDCSVYYHGCHLNGKSTHYHCMQVGCNKVYTSTSDVMTHENFHKKNTQLINDGFQRFRATEDCGTADCQFYGQKTTHFHCRRPGCTFTFKNKCDIEKHKSYHIKDDAYAKDGFKKFYKYEECKYEGCVYSKATNHFHCIRAGCGFTFTSTSQMTSHKRKHERRHIRSSGVLGLPPSLLGAKDTEHEESSNDDLIDFSALSSKNSSLSASPTSQQSSASLATAAATATATTEAAPSTTKPPNSKISGLLSQGLPSSIPLALALSNSGLSATAPFFPLLPGRGSTSLPVGTPGLMGAVSSGAAASATPDTPTLAGPGAGDSAPVTAASTPALPTSIMERISASKGLISPMMARLAAAALKPSATFDPGNGQQAPPARFPPAQVKQEPGENAGTPAPHETSQDRSLDLTVKAPSNESNGHAVPANSSLLSSLMNKMSQGNPSLGSLLNIKTEAEGGPPVESSPFLGKAVKALVQEKLSEPWKVYLRRFGTKDFCDAQCDFLHKAHFHCVVEECGALFSTLDGAIKHANFHFRTEGGTAKGNVEPSFPAATAETKPSLAPSSPPAPPVSTAAASSLEGPTPSPAAVPSTPTLLAWKQLASAIPQMPQIPASVPHLPASPLATTSLENAKPQVKPGFLQFQENDPCLATDCKYANKFHFHCLFGNCKYVCKTSGKAESHCLDHINPNNNLVNVRDQFAYYSLQCLCPNQHCEFRMRGHYHCLRTGCYFVTNITTKLPWHIKKHEKAERRAANGFKYFTKREECGRLGCKYNQVNSHFHCIREGCQFSFLLKHQMTSHARKHMRRMLGKNFDRVPPTQGAPSLMDPETDEYMDYTGCSPGAMSSESSTMDRSCSSTPVGNESTAAESQTI; the protein is encoded by the exons CCACCCGAGGGCGTCTACATGGTGCAGCCCCAGGGCTGCAGCGACGAGGAGGAGCCAGGTGAAGAGCCTGCCAAGGAGGGCAGTGGCCCGGAGGAGAAGGACTCGGACCGGGTGGCCCCCAAGGAAGACAGCGGTCCCAGTGCCAAGCAGGCATCag AGGTTACAGCCCCTCTACTCTCCTGCGCCACAGGGGAGGCCTCCTCACTGCGGGACTACGCAGCCTCCACCATGACCGAGTTCCTGGGCATGTTTGGCTATGATGACCAGAACACGAGGGATGAGCTGGCCAGGAAGATCAGCTTCGAGAAGCTGCACGCGGGTGCCACCTCGGAGTCAGCCACCTCGTCCGGGCTGCCCCCTACCGAGGAGGCCCTCAGCAAGCGAGCCCGCTTCTCCAAGTACGAGGAGTACATCCGCAAGCTCAAGGCTGGCGAGCAGCTGTCCTGGCCGGCCCATGGCACCAAGGCCGAGGAGCGGGCAGGCAAGGAGGTGGGTGGCCCTCTGCCCAGCCTGCGACTGCCCGGCAGCACAGCCCACCTGGAGACCAAGGCCACCATTCTCCCCCTGCCATCTCACAGCAGCGTCCAAATGCAGGGCCTGGTGGCCCGCACCTCCAAGTATGACTTCTTCATTCAGAAACTGAAGACAGGGGAGAGCCTGCGGCCCCAGAACGGCAGCACCTATAAGAAGCCGTCCAAGTATGACCTGGAGAACGTCAAGTACCTGCACCTCTTCAAGCCTGGGGAGGGCAATCCCGACATGGGTGGTGCTATCGCCTTCAAGACGGGAAAGGTGGGGCGCCCCTCCAAGTATGACGTCCGGGGCGTCCAGAAGCTGGGCCCTGCCAAGGTGCCGCCTACCCCCAGCCTGGCTCCTGCCCCACTTGCCGGCGTGCCCAGCGTTCCCAGTGCCCCAAGGCCAGGGCCTGAGCCGCCTGCCTCCCTGCCCTTCAACACTCCTGAGTACCTGAAGTCAACCTTCTCTAAAACAGACTCCATCACCACGGGGACCGTCTCCACTGTCAA GAACGGATTGCCCACAGATAAACCAGCTGTCACTGAAGATGTAAACATTTACCAGAAATATATTGCCAG GTTCTCAGGCAGCCAACACTGTGGCCACATCCACTGTGCCTACCAGTACCGGGAGCACTACCACTGCCTAGACCCCGAGTGCAACTACCAG AGGTTCACCAGTAAGCAGGACGTGATCCGGCACTACAACATGCACAAGAAGCGTGACAACTCCCTGCAACACGGCTTTATGCGCTTCAGCCCCCTGGACGACTGCAGTGTCTACTACCATGGCTGCCACCTCAATGGGAAGAGCACCCACTACCACTGCATGCAG GTGGGCTGCAACAAGGTATACACAAGCACCTCAGATGTGATGACCCATGAGAACTTCCACAAAAAGAACACCCAGCTCATCAATGACGGCTTCCAGCGCTTCCGAGCCACCGAGGACTGTGGCACGGCCGACTGCCAGTTCTATGGGCAGAAGACCACACATTTCCACTGCAG GCGTCCTGGCTGCACGTTCACCTTCAAGAACAAGTGCGATATTGAGAAGCACAAGAGCTACCACATCAAGGATGATGCCTACGCCAAAGACGGCTTCAAGAAGTTCTACAAGTATGAGGAGTGCAAGTACGAGGGCTGCGTGTACAGTAAGGCCACCAACCACTTCCACTGCATCCGCGCTGGCTGCGGCTTCACCTTCACCTCTACCAGCCAGATGACCTCGCACAAGCGGAAGCACGAGCGCAGGCACATCCGCTCTTCTGGTGTGCTGGGGTTGCCCCCCTCGCTGCTGGGCGCCAAGGACACGGAGCACGAGGAGTCGAGCAATGATGACCTCATCGACTTCTCTGCCCTGAGCAGCAAGAACTCCAGCCTTAGCGCCTCCCCCACCAGCCAACAGTCCTCCGCCTCCCTGGCCACTGCGgccgccaccgccaccgccaccacCGAGGCTGCACCCAGCACCACCAAGCCCCCCAACAGCAAGATCTCGGGGTTGCTGTCCCAGGGCCTGCCCAGCTCCATCCCTCTGGCCCTGGCCCTCTCCAACTCGGGCCTCTCTGCCACTGCACccttcttccccctcctccctggCCGTGGCAGCACCTCCCTGCCAGTGGGCACCCCTGGCCTCATGGGTGCCGTGTCATCCGGGGCAGCAGCCTCGGCCACCCCTGACACGCCCACTCTTGCTGGCCCGGGAGCTGGCGACTCAGCCCCAGTGACAGCTGCCTCTACCCCGGCACTCCCAACCTCCATCATGGAGCGGATCTCCGCAAGCAAGGGCCTCATCTCACCCATGATGGCCAGACTGGCCGCAGCTGCCCTCAAGCCCTCTGCCACCTTTGACCCAG GAAATGGGCAGCAGGCCCCCCCAGCCAGATTTCCCCCAGCCCAGGTGAAGCAGGAGCCCGGCGAGAATGCTGGCACCCCAGCCCCCCACGAGACTTCCCAAGACCGCAGTCTAGACCTGACCGTGAAGGCGCCCAG TAATGAATCAAATGGCCACGCAGTCCCGGCAAATTCATCTCTTTTATCCTCGCTTATGAATAAG ATGTCTCAGGGCAACCCCAGCCTTGGCAGCCTGTTGAACATCAAGACAGAAGCAGAGGGGGGTCCCCCTGTGGAGTCCTCACCCTTCCTGGGCAAAGCTGTCAAGGCCCTGGTTCAGGAGAAGCTGTCAGAACCCTGGAAGGTGTACCTGCGCAG GTTTGGCACCAAGGACTTCTGCGACGCCCAGTGTGACTTCCTCCACAAGGCTCACTTCCACTGCGTGGTGGAGGAGTGTGGTGCCCTTTTCAGCACCCTGGACGGGGCCATCAAGCACGCCAA CTTCCACTTCCGCACAGAGGGAGGAACAGCAAAAGGGAACGTGGAGCCTTCCTTCCCAGCTGCAACTGCTGAGACCAAACCTTCCTTGGCCCCCTCGTCCCCTCCGGCACCTCCTGTGAGCACAGCTGCAGCCTCCTCTCTAGAGGGGCCCACTCCCAGCCCGGCCGCTGTGCCTTCCACCCCTACCCTCCTCGCCTGGAAGCAGCTGGCTTCTGCCATACCCCAGATGCCTCAGATCCCAGCATCAGTGCCTCACCTGCCTGCTTCACCCTTGGCCACGACTTCTCTAGAAAACGCCAAGCCCCAGGTCAAACCCGGATTCCTCCAGTTCCAGGAGAA TGATCCTTGCCTTGCGACGGACTGCAAGTATGCCAACAAGTTCCACTTCCACTGTCTCTTTGGGAACTGCAAGTATGTCTGCAAAACCTCCGGCAAGGCCGAGTCCCACTGCCTGGACCACATCAACCCTAACAACAACCTGGTGAACGTGCGCGACCAGTTTGCTTACTACTCTCTGCAGTGTCTCTGTCCCAACCAG CACTGCGAGTTCCGCATGCGCGGCCACTACCACTGTCTCCGCACTGGCTGCTACTTTGTAACCAACATCACCACCAAACTGCCATGGCACATCAAGAAGCATGAGAAGGCCGAGCGGCGGGCAGCCAATGGCTTCAAGTACTTCACCAAGCGTGAGGAGTGTGGACGGCTAG GCTGCAAGTACAACCAGGTGAACAGCCACTTCCACTGCATCCGCGAGGGCTGCCAGTTCTCCTTCCTGCTCAAGCACCAGATGACGTCCCACGCCCGGAAGCACATGCGCAGGATGCTGGGCAAGAACTTTGACCGAGTGCCCCCCACCCAG GGTGCCCCTAGCCTGATGGACCCTGAAACAGATGAGTATATGGATTACACCGGCTGCAGCCCGGGGGCCATGTCCTCAGAGTCGTCCACCATGGACCGGAGCTGCTCCAGCACCCCCGTGGGCAATGAGAGCACCGCCGCAG AAAGCCAGACCATCTGA
- the LOC143655136 gene encoding zinc finger protein castor homolog 1-like has product MLRPPLPSLPYLFSPSCLSYSLLRATLGAHRGLAQPISSPPSFPPITATPTPVKSDIPLVQDAAGNTISMPTASGAKKRFWIIEDMSPFGKRRKTASSRKMLDEGMMLEGFRRFDLYEDCKDAACQFSLKVTHYHCTRENCGYKFCGRTHMYKHAQHHDRVDNLVLDDFKRFKASLSCHFADCPFSGTSTHFHCLRCRFRCTDSTKVTAHRKHHGKQDVISAAGFRQFSSSADCAAPDCKYRLKCSHFHCAYPGCRHTVVGMSQMDSHKRKHEKQERGEPPAGPPGAEGPAPATLSLDGSLTLSAEPGASLLFLQTAAAGLGLGLRDAGDPGPPDAAPAPPRPRDGPAASGPAGESSQEDEEEEELELNEEEAEDDDEDEDDDDDEDDDDEDDDEEDDEDLRTDSEESLPEAAAAEAAGAGARTPDLVALGAAAPGPAPPAAAAAAASSP; this is encoded by the exons ATGCTCCGGccgcccctcccctccctcccataCCTCTTCTCTCCGTCCTGTCTCTCATACTCTCTGCTCAGAGCCACCCTCGGCGCCCACCGGGGCCTGGCCCAGCCCATCAGCAGCCCGCCCAGCTTCCCGCCCATCACTGCCACTCCAACTCCAGTAAAAAGCGACATCCCCCTAGTTCAGGACGCCGCAG ggAACACCATCTCCATGCCGACAGCCTCAGGGGCCAAAAAGCGCTTCTGGATCATTGAGGACATGTCGCCGTTTGGCAAGCGGCGCAAGACTGCGTCCTCCCGCAAGATGCTGGACGAGGGCATGATGCTGGAGGGCTTCCGGCGCTTCGACCTCTACGAGGACTGCAAGGACGCGGCCTGCCAGTTCTCGCTTAAGGTCACCCACTACCACTGCACGCGCGAGAACTGCGGCTACAAGTTCTGCGGGCGCACGCACATGTACAAGCACGCGCAGCACCATGACCGCGTGGACAACCTCGTGCTGGACGACTTCAAGCGCTTCAAGGCCTCGCTCAGCTGCCACTTCGCCGACTGCCCCTTCTCGGGCACCAGCACGCACTTCCACTGCCTGCGCTGCCGCTTCCGCTGCACCGACAGCACCAAGGTCACGGCGCACCGCAAGCACCACGGCAAGCAGGACGTGATCAGCGCCGCGGGCTTCCGCCAGTTCAGCTCGAGCGCCGACTGCGCCGCGCCGGACTGCAAGTACCGGCTCAAGTGCTCGCACTTCCACTGCGCCTACCCGGGCTGCCGCCACACGGTCGTGGGCATGTCGCAGATGGACTCGCACAAGCGCAAGCACGAGAAGCAGGAGCGCGGCGAGCCGCCCGCAGGGCCACCCGGCGCCGAGGGCCCCGCGCCCGCCACGCTCAGCCTGGACGGCTCGCTCACCCTGAGCGCGGAGCCCGGCGCCTCCCTGCTCTTCCTGCAGACGGCCGCTGccggcctgggcctggggctccGCGACGCGGGCGACCCCGGCCCGCCCGACGCCGCGCCCGCGCCCCCGCGCCCCCGGGACGGCCCCGCCGCGTCCGGCCCCGCCGGCGAGTCCTCGCAGGaggacgaggaggaggaggagctggagCTGAACGAGGAGGAGGCCGAGGACGACGACGAGGACGAGGACGACGACGACGACGAGGACGACGACGACGAGGACGACGACGAGGAAGACGACGAGGACCTGCGCACTGACTCGGAGGAGTCGCTGCCCGAGGCGGCGGCGGCCGAGGCGGCGGGCGCGGGGGCGCGGACCCCAGACCTGGTGGCCCTCGGCGCCGCCGCCCCCGGCCCCGCGCCCcctgccgctgccgccgccgccgcctcctcgcCGTAG